One Candidatus Planktophila sp. genomic region harbors:
- a CDS encoding nitrate reductase subunit alpha has protein sequence MKSNMPTGLDIEESLVKLGRYFSKGVVSDDLRSITKTGGREGDDFYRDRWSHDKVVRSTHGVNCTGSCSWKVYVKDGIITWETQQTDYPSVGPDSPEYEPRGCPRGAAFSWYTYSPTRIRFPYIRGLLLDMYREAKSRLGDPVLAWADIMDDPIRRTKYQKARGKGGLVRAQWAEISEIIAAAHVHTIKKYGPDRVFGFSPIPAMSMASHASGARFISLMGGSMLSFYDWYADLPVASPQVFGDQTDVPESADWFNSSYLIMWGSNVPVTRTPDAHFMTEARYRGQKVIAISPDYADNTKFADEWVAPHPGTDGALGMAMGHVILKEFFVDKQTPRFTEYVKRFTDLPYLVSLREKDGAWVPDKFLVASDLGDTSEGSKFKTVVLDSTNGKTYIPNGSLGHRYNDDSMGKWNLDLEGVDPLLSIYGRNEASSASILLPRFDLGQKESESGGVLHRGVPTIQIGDKKVTTVFDLMLAQYGVGREGLEGDWPTDYTDTSPYTPAWQEEITNVPAAQAIRIAREFAQNADESEGRSMILLGAGTNHWFHSDTMYRTFLALVTLTGCQGVNGGGWAHYVGQEKCRPVTGWAQLAFGADWARPPRQMIGTAFWYVSTDQWRYDGLKSELLATPLGENRFENMSAIDVMAKSARMGWMPSYPSLNRNSLDLVDEARALGVEPSVHVVNELKNGNLKFAIEDPDAPENWPRVLTVWRANILGSSSKGNEYFLKHLLGTDNSVRAEENGPDARPRDVKWQENAPEGKLDLLVSIDFRMTSTGLFGDILLPAATWYEKHDLSSTDMHPFIHAFTPAINPPWETKTDYDIFQMLGRQVAELSKGHLAEREDIVVVPLLHDTPDAMANPSGVVADWKDGIVEPIPGLTMPKLVVVKRNYTQLGEKMGALGPLLDQLGTNTKGVPVSVLPEIELLRHKNGVISHGVAEGRPSLARDVDACETILALSGTTNGRIAVAGFRALEKRTGQQLTDLALDNEGKRITFADTQARPVPVITSPEWSGSEHGGRRYTAFAINIDRLKPWHTLTGRQHFFIDHDWMSELGEQMPIFRPPLNMHRIFGNQGDGIEKEVTVRYLTPHSKWSIHSEYQDNLFMLSLSRGGQEIWMSVEDAETIGVKDNEWIEAYNRNGVVVARACVSHRMPAGTVFMYHAKDRVVDVPLAETSGKRGGIHNSLTRLMIKPSHLIGGYAQLTFAFNYLGPTGNQRDEITVIRRRSQEVEY, from the coding sequence ATGAAAAGCAACATGCCCACAGGATTAGATATTGAAGAATCATTAGTCAAGCTCGGACGTTATTTTTCAAAAGGGGTAGTCTCTGATGATCTTCGTTCGATCACAAAAACTGGTGGGCGCGAAGGTGATGATTTTTATCGTGATCGTTGGAGCCATGACAAAGTAGTTCGATCTACACATGGAGTTAATTGCACGGGATCATGTTCATGGAAAGTTTATGTTAAAGATGGAATCATCACTTGGGAAACTCAACAGACTGACTATCCATCAGTTGGACCAGACTCTCCAGAGTACGAACCTCGTGGCTGTCCACGAGGTGCAGCTTTTTCTTGGTACACATATTCACCAACTCGGATTCGTTTTCCATATATACGGGGTCTGCTTTTGGATATGTATCGCGAGGCTAAATCTCGTTTAGGTGATCCAGTTTTGGCCTGGGCCGACATCATGGATGATCCGATTCGTCGTACAAAATATCAAAAGGCCCGAGGTAAAGGCGGACTAGTTCGCGCGCAATGGGCGGAGATCTCTGAAATCATTGCAGCTGCACATGTACATACAATTAAAAAGTATGGCCCTGATCGAGTATTTGGTTTCTCGCCAATCCCAGCTATGTCGATGGCATCCCATGCCTCAGGTGCACGTTTTATCTCACTCATGGGTGGCTCGATGCTCTCCTTTTATGATTGGTATGCCGACCTTCCAGTTGCATCTCCGCAAGTATTTGGTGATCAAACCGATGTTCCAGAATCTGCAGATTGGTTTAACTCCTCATATTTAATTATGTGGGGCTCGAATGTTCCGGTAACTCGTACCCCTGATGCCCACTTCATGACTGAGGCTAGATACCGTGGTCAAAAAGTAATAGCTATTAGCCCCGATTACGCCGATAACACCAAGTTTGCTGATGAATGGGTCGCGCCGCATCCAGGTACCGATGGCGCACTCGGTATGGCAATGGGACATGTTATTTTGAAAGAGTTTTTTGTTGATAAACAAACTCCACGATTTACTGAGTATGTAAAAAGGTTTACCGATCTTCCATATCTAGTCTCACTGCGTGAAAAAGACGGTGCATGGGTACCTGACAAATTCCTTGTCGCATCTGATTTAGGCGACACCTCAGAGGGCTCAAAGTTCAAGACCGTTGTTCTAGATTCAACTAACGGTAAGACATACATCCCTAATGGATCACTGGGTCATCGCTACAACGATGATTCGATGGGTAAATGGAACTTAGATTTAGAGGGCGTAGATCCACTACTTAGCATTTATGGTCGAAATGAAGCTTCTTCGGCATCTATTCTTCTGCCTCGTTTTGATTTGGGACAAAAAGAATCAGAGAGCGGAGGAGTGCTTCATCGCGGGGTTCCAACAATTCAAATTGGCGACAAGAAAGTTACAACAGTTTTTGATTTAATGCTTGCTCAATATGGTGTTGGACGCGAAGGTCTTGAAGGTGATTGGCCAACTGATTACACCGACACATCTCCGTACACACCTGCATGGCAAGAGGAGATTACAAATGTTCCAGCGGCTCAAGCAATTCGTATAGCGCGCGAGTTCGCACAAAATGCCGATGAGTCCGAGGGCCGTTCAATGATTCTTCTCGGGGCTGGCACAAATCACTGGTTCCACTCCGACACTATGTATCGAACATTCTTAGCCCTTGTTACTTTAACGGGTTGCCAAGGCGTCAATGGTGGGGGATGGGCACATTATGTTGGCCAAGAAAAATGCCGCCCCGTAACAGGATGGGCGCAGTTAGCTTTTGGCGCCGACTGGGCACGGCCACCACGCCAGATGATTGGCACTGCTTTTTGGTATGTATCAACGGATCAATGGCGCTATGACGGATTAAAGTCTGAGCTCCTTGCAACGCCTCTTGGAGAAAATCGCTTCGAGAATATGAGTGCCATTGATGTTATGGCCAAATCAGCACGAATGGGATGGATGCCTTCCTATCCATCGCTTAATCGCAACTCATTAGATTTAGTTGATGAAGCTCGCGCATTAGGGGTAGAGCCTTCGGTTCACGTTGTCAACGAATTAAAAAACGGAAATCTAAAATTTGCAATAGAGGATCCCGATGCGCCAGAAAACTGGCCACGTGTATTAACTGTATGGCGTGCAAATATTCTCGGCTCTTCAAGCAAAGGAAATGAATACTTCCTTAAGCATTTACTCGGTACTGATAACTCGGTACGTGCCGAAGAAAACGGCCCAGATGCCAGACCACGTGATGTGAAGTGGCAAGAGAATGCACCAGAAGGAAAGTTAGATTTACTAGTCTCCATCGATTTTAGAATGACAAGCACCGGCTTATTCGGGGATATTTTGTTGCCAGCAGCTACGTGGTATGAAAAGCATGATCTATCAAGTACTGACATGCATCCATTTATTCATGCCTTTACTCCTGCTATTAATCCACCTTGGGAAACAAAGACCGATTACGACATCTTTCAGATGCTGGGTCGCCAAGTTGCCGAATTATCGAAAGGACATTTAGCTGAGCGCGAAGATATCGTGGTTGTGCCTCTTTTACACGACACTCCAGATGCAATGGCAAATCCAAGTGGAGTTGTTGCGGACTGGAAAGATGGAATCGTAGAACCGATTCCAGGTCTAACAATGCCAAAGTTGGTTGTTGTAAAACGCAATTACACCCAACTTGGTGAAAAAATGGGTGCCCTTGGCCCTCTCCTTGACCAACTGGGTACTAATACAAAGGGTGTACCAGTCAGCGTTCTGCCTGAGATCGAACTATTACGCCATAAAAATGGAGTTATCTCTCATGGCGTTGCCGAGGGTCGACCATCACTTGCTCGCGATGTAGATGCCTGCGAAACGATCCTCGCGCTATCGGGTACGACTAATGGACGAATCGCAGTTGCAGGTTTTAGGGCGTTAGAGAAACGCACTGGTCAACAACTCACTGATTTAGCTCTAGATAATGAGGGTAAGCGGATTACATTTGCAGACACTCAGGCCAGACCAGTGCCGGTTATTACAAGTCCTGAATGGTCGGGCTCTGAACATGGTGGCCGGCGATATACCGCATTTGCAATAAATATTGACCGGTTAAAACCTTGGCACACTTTGACCGGTAGACAGCATTTCTTTATTGATCACGATTGGATGAGTGAGCTCGGCGAGCAGATGCCAATCTTTAGGCCGCCGTTAAATATGCATCGCATTTTTGGAAATCAAGGCGATGGTATCGAAAAAGAGGTCACGGTTCGATATTTAACTCCGCACTCTAAATGGTCGATTCACTCTGAATATCAAGACAACCTTTTCATGCTTTCACTCTCACGTGGTGGGCAAGAGATTTGGATGAGTGTTGAGGATGCCGAAACAATTGGTGTTAAAGATAATGAATGGATTGAGGCATATAACCGTAATGGTGTAGTAGTTGCTCGTGCATGTGTTTCGCACCGTATGCCCGCCGGTACAGTATTTATGTATCACGCTAAGGATCGTGTTGTAGATGTCCCTTTGGCGGAAACTTCAGGCAAGCGCGGAGGGATTCATAATTCGTTGACGCGATTAATGATTAAACCTTCACATCTCATCGGCGGCTATGCCCAACTTACATTTGCGTTTAACTACCTTGGACCAACTGGTAATCAGCGCGATGAAATAACTGTTATCCGGCGACGTTCACAAGAGGTGGAGTACTAA
- a CDS encoding nitrate/nitrite transporter, with amino-acid sequence MSQRIGSGRVLTLSTFAFTLMFAVWLMFGVLGIPIQKEFGISDSQLAWLSSVAILNGSIWRLLLGVLADRIGGKKVTVTMLLTTSIPAYLLAHIELTYTWLLVLAFFVGFAGNLFSVGIAWNSHWFDRSRQGFALGVFGAGNVGASATKFIGPTVIAGTVGGSYLGGIIPGGWRFVPALYAVLLVLTAGAIQFFTPADSKNLQNSRPLREMFAPLKYMQVWRFSFYYVIVFGAYVALASWMPKYYVSVYGLELQNAALLTALFIFPASLLRPLGGYISDNMGARRLMYGTFLSMLMALLFLAAPFGYIVLNTPDGPREVLPYSLGVVPFTALLFIVGCSMGIGKAAVFKHIPEYFPNDVGAVGGLVGTLGALGGFLLPPLFVYVRDWTGLPQSTFVVLFLLTLIATVWMHVVIVKMLHKASPTLKNQIDYDNSQMNGD; translated from the coding sequence ATGTCGCAGCGCATCGGTTCTGGGAGAGTGCTAACACTTTCAACATTTGCATTTACTTTAATGTTTGCAGTTTGGTTAATGTTCGGAGTTCTCGGAATTCCGATTCAGAAAGAGTTTGGAATTAGTGATTCTCAATTAGCCTGGCTTTCATCGGTTGCTATTCTAAATGGTTCAATCTGGCGCTTACTTTTAGGCGTTCTTGCAGATCGAATTGGTGGCAAGAAAGTAACCGTGACGATGTTGCTAACTACCTCTATCCCTGCTTACCTCTTGGCACATATTGAACTGACATATACCTGGTTACTTGTTTTAGCCTTCTTTGTCGGCTTTGCCGGCAATTTATTTAGTGTTGGAATTGCCTGGAACTCGCACTGGTTTGATCGCAGCCGGCAAGGCTTTGCGTTGGGTGTTTTTGGTGCAGGAAATGTTGGAGCATCGGCTACAAAGTTTATCGGTCCGACAGTTATCGCAGGCACGGTTGGTGGTTCATACCTCGGTGGAATCATTCCTGGTGGTTGGCGTTTTGTGCCTGCCTTGTATGCAGTGCTACTAGTCCTGACCGCTGGTGCCATACAGTTTTTCACACCTGCGGACTCGAAAAATCTTCAGAACTCTAGGCCTTTGCGAGAGATGTTTGCGCCGTTAAAATATATGCAGGTGTGGAGATTTTCTTTCTACTATGTGATTGTATTTGGAGCATATGTCGCCCTTGCCTCTTGGATGCCAAAATACTATGTCTCGGTTTATGGTTTAGAGCTACAGAATGCCGCACTGTTAACTGCGCTATTCATCTTTCCGGCCTCTCTGCTTCGCCCACTTGGTGGCTATATTTCTGACAATATGGGGGCACGTCGCTTAATGTATGGAACTTTTCTTTCCATGTTAATGGCTCTGCTTTTTTTAGCCGCACCATTTGGTTACATCGTTTTAAATACGCCGGATGGACCAAGAGAGGTTTTGCCATATAGTTTAGGAGTAGTGCCATTTACCGCTCTACTTTTTATTGTCGGATGTTCTATGGGTATAGGAAAGGCTGCAGTCTTTAAGCACATTCCAGAGTACTTCCCTAACGATGTCGGTGCTGTTGGAGGACTTGTTGGAACGCTAGGAGCACTTGGTGGTTTCTTACTACCACCACTATTCGTTTATGTCCGAGATTGGACTGGCCTGCCTCAATCGACCTTTGTCGTTCTCTTCTTATTGACTCTCATCGCAACAGTTTGGATGCATGTAGTAATAGTGAAAATGCTGCACAAGGCTAGCCCGACACTTAAAAACCAGATTGATTACGACAACTCTCAAATGAATGGAGATTGA
- a CDS encoding MFS transporter translates to MSAAKNKSSEWLESWDPNAEGKWESTIAWKTLWVTTYALTLGFMSWFLVSALAPKLNNLGFDLSKKELYWLAAMPGLAGGGLRLIWMFLPPILGTRKLVTYSTALLLFPLVGWSFAVRSPSTPYVALLILAFLSGIGGGVFSGFMPSTSYFFPKSKQGLALGIQAGVGNFGVSIIQFLTPIIVGSAMFGATLGAPQRFVDEVKGIDKSVWYQNAGLVWVPFVILSVIISWKFLKSVPVTSRGVKDQLDIFNNKHTWLMTILYFMTFGTFAGFSAQFGLLIKNLFGEFANAPDPVKFAFFGPLVGSAARVMSGPIADRLGGGVLTFVSGLGIALSAFFTSGQLSPSSSDDFMSFFWGMMAIFFFAGVGNASTFKQMPMIFEPRQAGGVLGWTGAIAAFGPFIFGVLLSLMAPAGFFQGVALFAVVGTAIAWWFYTRKGAEARS, encoded by the coding sequence ATGTCTGCAGCAAAAAATAAATCCTCTGAGTGGCTCGAATCCTGGGATCCAAATGCCGAGGGAAAGTGGGAGTCCACAATCGCTTGGAAGACACTGTGGGTAACTACCTATGCGTTGACACTTGGCTTCATGAGCTGGTTCTTAGTCTCAGCCTTAGCGCCAAAACTCAATAACTTAGGCTTTGACCTAAGCAAGAAGGAGCTTTACTGGCTTGCTGCAATGCCTGGACTTGCAGGTGGTGGTCTGCGTTTAATCTGGATGTTCCTTCCACCAATTTTAGGAACGCGCAAATTAGTTACCTACTCAACAGCTCTACTTTTATTTCCACTCGTCGGTTGGTCATTTGCAGTGCGCTCACCATCGACACCTTACGTAGCATTATTGATTCTCGCCTTTCTCTCTGGAATTGGCGGCGGAGTATTTTCGGGCTTTATGCCGAGTACCTCTTATTTCTTCCCTAAATCTAAACAGGGTTTAGCTCTCGGTATTCAAGCCGGTGTTGGAAACTTCGGAGTCAGTATTATTCAATTCCTCACTCCAATAATCGTTGGTTCGGCAATGTTCGGTGCAACTCTCGGTGCGCCACAGCGATTTGTCGATGAGGTAAAAGGGATTGATAAATCAGTCTGGTATCAAAATGCCGGTCTCGTCTGGGTTCCATTTGTAATTCTCTCAGTTATCATCTCTTGGAAGTTTTTGAAGTCGGTACCTGTTACCTCACGTGGTGTTAAGGATCAACTTGACATCTTCAACAACAAACACACGTGGTTAATGACAATTCTCTACTTTATGACTTTTGGAACTTTCGCAGGATTTTCTGCACAGTTTGGTCTACTCATTAAGAACCTTTTTGGAGAGTTTGCGAATGCGCCCGACCCAGTAAAGTTTGCATTCTTTGGACCACTAGTTGGCTCTGCAGCACGAGTAATGAGTGGACCAATTGCCGATCGATTAGGTGGAGGAGTTCTTACCTTCGTATCGGGTCTAGGTATCGCGTTGTCGGCATTCTTTACATCTGGTCAGCTCTCCCCTTCAAGCAGTGATGACTTCATGAGTTTTTTCTGGGGAATGATGGCGATTTTCTTTTTCGCCGGTGTTGGCAATGCCAGCACGTTTAAGCAAATGCCAATGATCTTTGAACCTCGACAGGCAGGTGGAGTACTTGGATGGACCGGGGCCATCGCCGCTTTCGGTCCCTTTATCTTTGGAGTACTACTTTCACTTATGGCACCGGCCGGCTTCTTTCAAGGTGTTGCGCTCTTTGCTGTGGTAGGTACTGCCATTGCATGGTGGTTCTACACACGTAAAGGCGCAGAAGCTAGAAGTTAA